The genomic region gcatgtaccctgggtactcataagtatacttacatgtaccccggtaacggtaaatatactataaCGTACCCCGGAAATTTACCGatatcggtcgttgtcggctttttttgtaaatcaattttattcaaatttttgtcaattttctgtaaaataacatctatattatcgaaactcatgctcaaaaagcattttatttgcagatttttttaaaaagaagtttaagataatcggtagcgcgttttacaacatcggatattgggcgggaatacaattcgggtacagtctaatatcgaccgggttcgattaagtatatttaccgtaaccggggtacatgtatGATGTAAGTATACTAaggagtacccggggtacatgtaagtagtacccgagacgacaatgaccaatcgagcatcacTGTGGAGACCCAGGTTCAATTCTGTGAAAGGATTTTTCACATAAGTCCAGTTTGTGGTTGTATACTCATCTAATCGGAAGCTATGAGGAGTTGATAAGTTCAATATAATCAACAGCAAAACAAACGTTTAACTTAACAAGTCTCCCCACCCCACCCACTtaaattttaaaactaaaaaaggaaattaaattGATAATTACCAATCATTCAGTTAAATGCACAAAAGAACGACAtaaatcagtaaaaaaaataaccaaattaattaaaaatagtaATTTTTTAAGTACTACCCGACAAAGTGGACGCAGATTTAGTAAATGTTTCTGAAGCAAAATCGAACGCCGTATGGAGGCTGCCAttttcgaccttgacctttgtagCGATACATACCGAAAGGTTCCAAATATTTTTTGGAGCCATCTGTCAAAATTTAGAGCAAGCTGCAGATGACTTTCAGGTGAATAATGTGGTTAAATACAAGTTGTCATAGCATTTATTGTGTTGTATTTGATGCTAGAGTTGTTATTTAATAGTAGTCTGCAACTTGTATCATTCAAACATTCATTATAGTTAGGTTTTGATGCCAAAAAGTATCAAGGAATTTATCAATTTGCCAATTGATTTGGTAATGGCATGTATTATATATGAtgtaatgttaaaaataaaattcttcaaGTTCAGTAAATGTCATTTTGTCTATATACCATATtcaaacacgtgtattttttaaacaagcaGCAAGCATAATTTACTACTGTAGGCTTTACCTTAAAAATGTTGAGCTATACATTTAATCGTATTAACAGTGAAAATGATTATCAAAATTGATGTATGCATACAATGAAAATCATTAACATGTTATCATCTAGGGAGGTAACATGTTATCATCTAGGGAGGGTGCTAATTTATTGAAAGGGCACTTCAGAGTGTGCGGTCATATTTACTTTGTGGCATATTTTCCATAAAAAAGCAAAGTATTGAGCCTTTCTTActtttatctatctatctatctatctatactgccaagcgccctttagagcattataggcagagggacattatcgagtccgtttcctgggaagaaccagtactaggtgtctatggagaagataatgagaatgctccccgagtggggagcgaacgcacgaactcccgatcgctttATTACTTTGTACTAATCACTAcacacaaaatatacatgtttttgccATTAAAACACACATCCAAGTAAACAAATGcaagtttttttattacaatgCTAAAACAGCAAGGTATCAAGCTTTTCTTAGTGTTtcattacaatgtatatttctcatataacatgtattttcatttaaaacttatttttataattaataaaactaaTTTCACTgggaaaaaataaatcaatttagtGAAACTTTCAAATGAAATTTCCTGTTCAATAATGTGATCagatataaaaacttaaaaagggCATATTTGGGGTCCAAAGGGCTGGGTGGAACCTCAAGGCGGCAGGTTGCTGCGACCCTGGAGTACTGGAGCACTGAATCACAATTGGACCTGCAGAAAAATCGTTATCAATTCCTGATTGCTTAGTATCTTGTATGTTGAATCATTGCTCTTATGGCaatttgatacatttatttaGTTGAGAAACTTTCATAACTTAGTTAATGCAGATTGAATGTTAAAATCAGCCTCCAAAGCGCTGTGTGATTTGGTGGTTGTGTAATACTTGTGTTGCACATTTGATACAAGCTGATGTTTAAATACATAGCTGCTTTAACAATTAACCCAGCCACATTTGCCTACCCACACTTATGaatcaaatatttgaataaataatcaGATTGTCCTTAGAAAAACATTTGCGGAAGAAAACCTGAAAACTATTCACATACTTCCATTTGCAAATGCAGCAAAGGGAAACCACGTCTGTGTGTGAAACAGAGATGTCAAAGCATTTGAATGATTTCAATGGAGCTAAGTAGAAAAAGATCACAAACAACAGCATTTGAAAATTCAACTTGATAACTTGAACCCTTTTCTAGAAAATAGAATTATAAAAGTGTTGGGTTAGATGTGGGACTGAGTGTATAGtaatttcatatatttatatagtagcAATAAATctagtaaaataataaatttattacattgtaaatatttttatttaaatagaaaatatttacaatgcaaacatttttttttcaacactgGCATCCATAATAGCCTCAGGAttcaaaccagggacctatacaaacaaaactgtttgtataggtccctgttcaaACTTATGCCTACAAAATTACGCATTTTTGCTTATTATACAACAGTTATAGTTAAAGTTACACAGTTATAgatctttgaaaataaaaattacataactTAGCTTTAAAAATAGTGATTGGTTTGGAGGAATTAATTGGTAATTGTCATCATGTTAGCCATATCTTTTtatcaaatgcaaacaacaatGCAGTCATTATTACATTACATCATGTAGTgcttaaaagtattttttaaaaatcatttgaaaaaagtCATGTAGAccataaaaatgtgttaaaatcatTTACGTAATTTATGTAGTTCTTTTAAGTATTCTAATGTACAAAATGACCACAGTTACTCAAGGTAAGAAGTACatgtaaaacaagaataaaacttGAGTTGTGTTAAATCATTAATGAAGTAAAGATcataatttcaaaataacttaAAGATCTGATCAATCCTCATGAAATAATGACATTAAGGTTATCAGTTAAATGTTCATGAATTATAATGAATTATCAATTTCATTGTGATTCTTATCTAAACCATTCTTTGCAGGAACAGTCAGTAGCCTTAGGCAGACTGGCATGATGTGAAGACAGATGGTCCATTGATAATGAAGCATCGTGCAACTGAATGGTTTATCTTTTGAAGTTCTTAAATCATGGCCTCTGTTTATCTGGTCACAGTTGGAATCATTCATTCAAGCCCTTATGTCAGTTGAAACAGGTATGTTTTCctgcttttttatttgaaaaaaaaacagatctAGATTTATATTTGAATTTTCACTCATTTAGaacttttttaatgtaattaatgCAGTCTGTAATTGTGATCttttgtggggggggggttgAAAATATATTTGCTAATTAAAAACCTTAATGCTTATATCATAGGACCACTCGATACAACGTTTTATGATGAGTTCTAGTGACTATTtttcaggcccgtacccaggcactgggcccaggggcccgggcccccccagctggctgtcgagttatgatattttaataatgggtctactgcaaattttctcacatgaaagggcccacagtacacttccctgcaatacaaatgtgcagatttgttttattgcccctgatacacaaggggattagcgctaatttactcgccagtggagataagcccctaggcattgttttcttatcaccttgtacacacatccccgatctgtcaattacccattgtgctcaatgcttcatctgtTGATAGTGGGTGTAACATGTCTTttaattggacaaggaaagagaaacagcgaatggatggaactgttacagaaggtcgtaggtctgaacgataataatgttttctcttttgaattctaacctcctctagagtcatagcttattaaacatttctgtgaaaactgtcttgtagatgataaacattttataatgaatttactttgaaattttatatagaggaggtttgatttgaaagagaaaatactagtaggttatatgtcagttactgacatataaccatagtagtattttctctttcaaatcaaacctcctctacagtcatactttatgttaaatttcataataaaggttttttagtttcaatggttgcttttacttctttataaagtgtaatacatttctgaaatctaaagctttaaacatgtgtgtgaattgcACACCAAGGGatcgttgataaagcatgtcacgcttttttttaaaccatttttaccccggcatgtcacaaactgttacaaaatcttggacccccttccctaaagtacgtcacaaactcgcactttcaaacatttttttaaaattcatacttaatttaaatttaatctaaaactcaattcactattaaaccgtattaaaatttcacttactggtaaaagaactttcacattacaggcttttataactgtagggttgttacgatgagcagtatgaatatttatccacgtgtttacctctaataaaaacgaaattataattaagattttctttcaaccctttactaactaaaaatggaacagtccaattatttcgtcattgaaatctgtgtggaggttgtgccaattgaataagccggcccagccaagttgcctattaaacattcgaacaacagaatcaggagatacgcaattcgtcttattttgacataaaactaattcaaatgtttcacaaatttttgaaaattatttttaaattctactaaagaaataataaataaattatacatttttttttaaataaatgtgtgacatcacacatggcctgactcccctcccccatgtcacaaactgtcactttcttactcatcctccccccacctggagcgtgacatactttatggacagccgtaatggttaaagctttagacttcagaaaggtgctgatttacttgttatatatccataaatttataacgcaacatatgtttctatatgcattaaaactcaccttgaacagtgcctaataaaaaaaaatctattcgggagggccaacccctcccgcaccctccccgtttgggcccccccagtcaacatttcctgggtacggccctgattTTTAGACAGATGGGACCATGtttattgtgatttttttcttcTGAGGTTAACTCTATttattgttttcacatttttttagTATCGAGTGATTATTGTTTATGAACACTTCTTTAAGTAAATTTTTGCATTTGATGACATTGAAACTTGTAATGAAGTTGATGAATATCGACAAAGTAACGTATATACACACTTATGCACTTACATTTGCATTTAAGAAATTACAAAGAaattacaaagaaacatattgaaATGTTGTATTTGGTTTGATAGAAGATATTGATGAAGATACAAAATGAGTTATTCACATATTGGATTCCAATTTTTGAATGAATGTAGTTGAAGAACTGAAATATTGGATACAAATTATCCAACAGTTCttactttgttttgttaattgtaGTAATATCATGCTACAGTCAAATTTTCTGGTAACGTAAGTTGTTTCAAAGCAAACAACTTAAAATGaatattatatgaatatattactttaatggttgaaaaacaaacaaagttaTTATGGCAATTACATAATGACCATCATTATCTTAAACAAACCTtgaatgtatacatgtacctACGTTTACATCTTGTATGCTCATATTCTGTTTTATGTACTGTGAAAACGTATAACTATAAAAATACTAAGCTTACACTTTTAACTTCCAGTTAACATTAGTAAATGTCAGCTAGCCTTGAGTATATTACTCAAAATTTCCATTAATACATGCAGTGTTGGTGTTTAGAAATATTACTTAACAGAGAATGGAGTACCATGGAATGCTGAACCAACGCGTCTTGACCGCCATGCAGAAAAGAGATATTGAGAAAGTCCAGCAACTGCTATTGATGCCAAATTACGACCTTAACTATGCTTCACAGAAACGAATAACACCTTTGATTCTTGCATCCCAGTTGGGTAACGTATCTCTTtaactttttaaccaggttttcaacaaTGAAAAAAGCTAGCTATTAGATTGAGGTTTGGACTATCAGGCAGATGGTATGGTGGGGGCATTTCAAACAGGTGCTCTCCAATCAATAACTTAAATTTTCATTGACCAATCTTAATGACACTTTAGATGTATCAAACTTCTATGGAGACCTAGATATGGATTGCTTTTTGGACAAGTCATGGTCACTGGTTGGGAATGTACCAGTATATGTGGTATGTTGCGTCAAGGTCATTGTAATTGTTCTAAAAAGATAATTAGTTCTCTGTCAATATCTTAAGTTTGAATagaccaatcttgatgaaactttaggTATAATTAGCTTGTAAGGAGACCTTGCTATGGTTTGTAATTCGGGCTTAAAAGGAGACCTTGCTATGGGTTGTAATTCGGGCTTGTAAGGAGACCTTGCTATGGGTTGTAATTAGCTTGTAAGGAGACCTTGCTATGGGTTGTAATTAGCTTGTAAGGAGACCTTGCTATGGGTTGTAACTTGCTTGTAAGGAGACCTTGCTATGGGTTGTAATTAGCTTGTAAGGAGACCTTGCTATGGGTTGTAATTAGCTTGTAAGGAGACCTTGCTATGGGTTGTAATTCGGGCTTGTAAGGAGACTTTGCTATGGGTTGTAATTAGCTTGTAAGGAGACCTTGCTATGGGTTGTAATTAGCTTGTAAGGAGACCTTGCTATGGGTTGTAATTAGCTTGTAAGGAGACCTTGCTATGGGTTGTAATTAGCTTGTAAGGAGACCTTGCTATGGGTTGTAATTAGCTTGTAAGGAGACCTTGCTATGGGTTGTAATTCGGGCTTGTAAAGAGACCTTGCTATGGGTTGTAATTAGCTTGTAAGAAGACCTTGCTATGGGTTGTAATTTGCTTGTAAGGAGACCTTGCTATGGGTTGTAACTTGCTTGTAAAGAGACCTTGCTATGGGTTGTAACTTGCTTGTAAGGAGACCTTGCTATGTGTTGTAATTAGCTTGTAAGGAGACCTTGCAATGGGTTGTAACTTGCTTGTAAGGATACCTTGCTATGGGTTGTAATTAGCTTGTAAGGAGACCTTGCTATGGGTTGTAACTTGCTTGTAAGGAGACCTTGCTATGGGTTGTAACTTGCTTGTAAGGAGACCTTGCTATGGGTTGTAACTTGCTTGTAAGGAGACCTTGTTATGGGTTGTAATAAGGACTtgtcaggtcaaggtcaatgtcactgttattAAAATTAGGGAaacagtttctgctcaataactttatttttgaGTAGGTATTGTATCAAATGTTGTATGTAGGTTGCTTATTTTAAGACATTGCAGAGAAGTTTATTAAGGGCCAGTCcagtaaaggtcaaggtcacagttacgaacaataaaaaaaaacaagatttcTGCATAATAACTTAAAAATTGGAAAGAGATATTGATCTAAAAATCGTATACTGGTAGCTTACATTTATAACTAGGTTGGAATTacattactttttgaaataaataaaaaattaaatgttgaaaacctggttttctGGTATTGCCATGTATATTGCTTTTCCTGTTCTATGGCATGTTGCATTCTTTTGATAGAAAGAAAATGATCATTTTTGTTTGTGACATAATATCTGGGTGGCATGATGTCACTTTTTTGCTGCTGGGACAAGTGGGCGAATCTGCTGGGCGTTTTGACATGGCGAACGCAATTcaaaattcacttattatttttaaagttttgtttacGAGGGGTTTAGagcaagacaataataaacctagtgaggatgacgtttttgtatgcttacttttttactcaacttctttgtcggttaaacgtgcgaacataaactgcttttaattttttactcagcgatgttggacttcagatgtgtgaacaaatatcctttgcccttacgcagcgggaaataatgacatagtcgattaaagtcaattaacaactacattaaacaatgccgccttttcggtttgaccgcgaacatgagacaatcgatatgataacaggacccctgttaattgatcgattttgacacggagcgtagtctgcctattcgggttaggcattgtcatggagacgctgcagatatacacagattcgaggtgcagtttagcctaagataaggtacatgtatatatggattttgtaaattccgggacatttgacatatttttaggacagcgggacaagttcttcatttccgggactgcccgggacaatccgggacgtatggcatgtatgcatggTGATATGCCTTTACGTTTGTGAGATCATATACAACTGACATTGAGAAAATCCTTGACAAGTGGGATCTCACATATAGCTGACAGTAGCTGTTACATGATTCTTTTCTTTTTGTCATGTCATATATGCTGTTCAACCTGATAGAATCCATTTTAAGTTTCTGTCATGGGTTTCTGTTTCAGGGTTATTTACAGTGTGTAAGAAACTGGTGACCTTGAAGGTGGATCTAGGTCTCAATGACCTTGATGGCAGGACGGCACTGCATCATTCTTGTTACCACGGGAACAAAGATGTTGCGGACCTGCTTATAAAAGCTGGGGCTAATATAAGTGTTGTAAGTTGTATACTATACTGAGTACAGTTGATGGTGTAAGCCATCCAGGGCTTTCATTAACAGTTGTATGGGAGTAATGTACTCTTATGTAATGGGACTTCTAAATTGCAGCATTGAAAGTTCTAGGACTTCTCCAATTGCAGCCATGAAAGTTATAGTACTTCCTCAATTGCAGCTATGAAAATTCTAGGACGTCTTAAGTTGCAGCCATGAAAATTCTAGGACTTTGTAAGTTGCAGCCATGAAAGTTCTAGGACTTTCTCAGTTGCTGCCATACAATTTCTAGGACTTCCTAAATTGCAGCCATGAAAATTCTCAGAATTCCTGCATTGAAGCTATGAAAATTTTAGGACTTTATAAATTGCAGCCATGAAAATTATAGGACTTTCTAAGTTGAAGCCATGAAAATTCTAGGACTTTCTCAGTTGCTGCCATACAATTTCTAGGACTTCCTAAATTGCAGCCATGAAAATTCTCAGAATTCTTGCATTGAAGCCATGAACATTCTAGGACTTTCTAAAGTGCAACCATTAAAGTTTTAGGACTTCCTTAGTTGAAGCCATGAAAGTTCTAGGACATACTTAATGGCAGTCTTGGAGGTTTGAGGACTTCTTGAATTGCAGCCATGAAAATTCTATGACTTCCTTAATGGCAGCTATGAAAGTTTTAGGACTTCCTTAATTGCAGCAATGAAAGTTCTAGGACTTCCTAAATTGCAGCCATGAAAATTCTATGACTTCCTTAATTGCAGCCATGAAAGTTCTAAGACTTCCTAAATTGCAGCCATGGAAGGTCTATAGTGTAAGGAGAAAAAGGGCAGAAATATGAAAGTTTTTCATCTAAACATAAAGTTCTTTAACTTAATTAATTCACATGTGAACCTGTGATGAAAAAGATGTATATCCTTAAACAAACCCTTGTTTgcttaaattttatgtttaaaatgtgttatgaGCAAAGATTCAGAACTAAGACCAGGACAATCAAACCTCCAGATTTCAAGAGGATATATACATGTGTCTACAGCAACAAAAAACtttcttaaataaacatatttattttcataacttGGGGAGAAATTAGTCAtgcaataaacatataaaatattcaGCATGAAAGTTTTAACACATCCCCATAATTGTTAAATGATTAATTTTCATTCATCACAACAACATGCtcattttaaaatcacaaacaaagtTCAGACCTGTGTgctttgttattaaatatttgaacTGATAAACTCTTAATTTCCCCATTTGATGATTAActtcaattataaattaatttaactATGATTGGCAGATGTTAAGCCATCAATATTTCATGCTGCCGTTCTCCCCAATATCTCTGATTTAAGTTAggacagttgtcagttactggcataagcaTATGCACTAAGCACCAGGTCAGCAAGGAAAAGTGAAAAGGTTATTTAGAGCTGCAGTAACAGAAAAActgttgaaaattaaaaaaaaaattaaaacgaaaGTGCTTATGTCATgtcatatattttgatataaatacaaatactgACTTTATTCACACAGGGCTTATTAGTATaatgtattacttatttattccGTCATCAACTTGTGCTTGTCCTTTATCTATTTATAGTATATAAGATTAGCACATTTTTGCAAAACACGATAAATTTTACTGTAAATCCTTGGACAAATAATTGTAGACAAACAGAGAGGATGACAAAACAATGCTTTTGCAATTGGTCAATTAACCCAAATTGTCTGTATTTAAAGGTAAGCAACGAAGGTGACACACCACTACACGAAGCAATCAGCTCTGGTCACTTTGACACAGTTGAGCTGCTGATACAAGCAGGAAGTGATGTCAACCGTCCTAACCATGTGACAGGAAGTGCTCCACTTGACCTTGCCGTGCTTCATGAGAGGTCAGAGGTCACACGATTACTGATCAAGAATGGGGCAAACGTCCACTAGTGAGTTAAATAATCTTATGCCATCAACACTCCTGCATTGACAAAATAATAACCAGTTGTTTAAATGAATCTGTATTTTCACTTTGTTAGAAACagcaaacatgttcatttaaaagACCTGATTTGATGTTTCTTTGTCTTTTGATTAttctcaaaaataaaaataatataatattaaagagtaaaaaacaaacaagttgttTGTATTACATGAAAACTTAAGCTTCTTGCCATGGCTTGATATTTAAGTTTTCTTTGGCTCAATAAACATATCTGTATTACTTACCAAGTATTCTATTTGTGtacttaaatattaataaattgatattattatataaaaaaataaaagtttaacagaATAAGGACAACATTCACTGTAAAGTGACATGACTGTGTTATTGTGTATTAAgtatatttagaaaaatatattaataaaaataatatgagtAGGACTCGTACTGTAGGAGTGCTGTACAAGAATGTTACAATAATGCTTTTATCTTTATAATGTTCTGTGAATGGcagtaattaattaaaataagtgtttttGGCCTAATGTAAGGTTGCATCTGGAACAAAAACCACCACCCTTGTGAGTCAGAATTTAACAAATTTATTGCTCAACATTACTGGTTTTTGCTCAGTCTGGGCCAACAAAATATTAGTTCTGAAAAAGCTAAACAAGAAATTCTGAAAGTAAGTGACATGTAAAAATGTACTCCTGTTCTTAATATTGGTTTCTtggtaaacaaaaatataaatagttgTATGACATATTGTCTGTTTAAAGATGTATTTTCTGTTTAATTTAAAATCCTAAAAAACAGAGAATTTTTCATAATCTATATTCGGTGTAAGCAGTAATTACAAACCTTCAAAAGATAAATGCATTCTTGTCAAGTACTGGTTTGGCAGCAATGGCTAAATTTGGTAGTTTTGTAACTACTATTTCTGTTACTATTGAATTATATACTAGAGTATTACAGACACTTCTTAAGGTCAGGAAAACAATGACTTTTTAGGGAATCAGTTTGACTGAACAAGTGGCCTTAAAAGTGAATGTCCAGCCCTAAATCATATGTGCAGTGTTCTgaaaaaatagggcttaatgcatgtgcgtactgtATACAGCCCGATTAGCCTGCACAAtgtgcacaggctattcagggacaacactgtcttCATTCATGGAATGTttgtctcttctaaatgaaaatccaggtTAAgtagaaagttttgtccctgataagcctgtgcaaactgcacaggctattgtTGGACAACAGTTTACATTCATGCCAGGCTAttgttggacaacactttacattcATGCCAGGCTAttgttggacaacactttacattcATGCCAGGCTAttgttggacaacactttacattcATGCCAGGCTAttgttggacaacactttacatccATGCCAGGCTATTGTTGGACAATACTTTACATTCATGCCAGGCTAttgttggacaacactttacaatcaTGCCAGGCTAttgttggacaacactttacattcATGCCAGGCTAttgttggacaacactttacattcATGCACTTACCCTGGTTTTATCAGGCTATtgttggacaacacttaacattCATGCCAGGCTAttgttggacaacactttacattcATGCCAGGCTAttgttggacaacactttacattcATGCCAGGCTAttgttggacaacactttacattcATGCCAGGCTAttgttggacaacactttacattcATGCCAGGCTAttgttggacaacactttacattcATGCACTTACCCTGTGCAGGCTAttgttggacaacactttacattcATGAACTTACCCTGGTACTGCGCAGGCTATtgttggacaacactttaaaTTCATGCACTTACCCTGGCTTTATCAGAGCGCTGTTCATATTTATGATATGTCTTTTAGTAGGTCCCGGGCAAAAGAAACAGCTCTGCATTACGCAGTTCAAGTTGCCTCCATGGACATCATCCAACAACTGTTAGATGCTGGTGCTGATTTGAATTCCCTGAACAACATCGGAGAATCACCGCTAACTGTTGCAATTCAGGAACGCAAACTTTCGGTTGTGAAATTTCTTGTTGAAACCGGTTGTAGGTTGGACCATACAGATTCTTTGTCGCCCATGTATATAGCGTGTCGACAGAACAGTCAGGACATCATTTGTTTTCTCTTGTCAGAAGGTTTCAATGTTAGTGCTGATAGATATTTGATGAGATATACATATCTACACTTAGTGGAAAGTAACCCTCAGTTGTTGGAGGCTATATTCCACCGAATTGAAAATCCAGCGTCATTGAAGGAACACTGTAGAACTGTAATAAGAAAAGCCTTGCGACCGAATATGATGGGAAAAATTACCAAATTGAGTTTGCCAAAGTTAATGAAAGTTTGGATACAAACTGATAACATATACAGTTAAAGCATTGACAAAAAAAGATTTTGGGCGATTTTCAGCATTTTATTTTGCACCAATCATGTTATATGACATCttgttaatacatgtagttaattGTTAGTGTGTTTGTATTTCTGAAAGTCCCAACAAACCCGAGGGCATTAACCTTTTATACTTATtccttttaatttgtgtttttatgtGTGCTCTTTTTATATAGATTTTTGAGAGTTTATTATGATATTTGTTTCATTAATGAGTTTATGTAAGATTTGTTAgtacattttcatgaaaattatgtaaaaagtACATGATGTTTGTTAGCTAGTATCTTCAGCTTTAGTATTTTTGTCTTGACCAAATAAGAGCCAGATATGGCAAATAGGAATTGAGGTGAAATAGGCTCAGAAGTGACAGGTTATGTAAATATGACCAGCAATTGTTGCTTACAAAAGGATAAATTATGCCAGGAAAATGTTACTGAGTAAGGcactttataattaataatttagatGAATTTGTTGATAATGT from Dreissena polymorpha isolate Duluth1 chromosome 5, UMN_Dpol_1.0, whole genome shotgun sequence harbors:
- the LOC127881010 gene encoding ankyrin repeat domain-containing protein 29-like isoform X3; this encodes MVYLLKFLNHGLCLSGHSWNHSFKPLCQLKQRMEYHGMLNQRVLTAMQKRDIEKVQQLLLMPNYDLNYASQKRITPLILASQLGLFTVCKKLVTLKVDLGLNDLDGRTALHHSCYHGNKDVADLLIKAGANISVVSNEGDTPLHEAISSGHFDTVELLIQAGSDVNRPNHVTGSAPLDLAVLHERSEVTRLLIKNGANVH
- the LOC127881010 gene encoding ankyrin repeat domain-containing protein 6-like isoform X1 — encoded protein: MVYLLKFLNHGLCLSGHSWNHSFKPLCQLKQRMEYHGMLNQRVLTAMQKRDIEKVQQLLLMPNYDLNYASQKRITPLILASQLGLFTVCKKLVTLKVDLGLNDLDGRTALHHSCYHGNKDVADLLIKAGANISVVSNEGDTPLHEAISSGHFDTVELLIQAGSDVNRPNHVTGSAPLDLAVLHERSEVTRLLIKNGANVHYRSRAKETALHYAVQVASMDIIQQLLDAGADLNSLNNIGESPLTVAIQERKLSVVKFLVETGCRLDHTDSLSPMYIACRQNSQDIICFLLSEGFNVSADRYLMRYTYLHLVESNPQLLEAIFHRIENPASLKEHCRTVIRKALRPNMMGKITKLSLPKLMKVWIQTDNIYS
- the LOC127881010 gene encoding 26S proteasome non-ATPase regulatory subunit 10-like isoform X2 translates to MEYHGMLNQRVLTAMQKRDIEKVQQLLLMPNYDLNYASQKRITPLILASQLGLFTVCKKLVTLKVDLGLNDLDGRTALHHSCYHGNKDVADLLIKAGANISVVSNEGDTPLHEAISSGHFDTVELLIQAGSDVNRPNHVTGSAPLDLAVLHERSEVTRLLIKNGANVHYRSRAKETALHYAVQVASMDIIQQLLDAGADLNSLNNIGESPLTVAIQERKLSVVKFLVETGCRLDHTDSLSPMYIACRQNSQDIICFLLSEGFNVSADRYLMRYTYLHLVESNPQLLEAIFHRIENPASLKEHCRTVIRKALRPNMMGKITKLSLPKLMKVWIQTDNIYS